Proteins encoded within one genomic window of Candidatus Methylomirabilota bacterium:
- a CDS encoding phosphotransferase — protein MTHPAAPLAGTIDVLETHRVDVPTLERYLEGHVEGFRGPLTMRQFVGGQSNPTYYLQAGSGEYVLRRKPPGKLLPSAHAVEREYRVMTALAGRGVPVPRTYALCEDPAVAGTPFFVMEYVPGRVFKDPRLPGVEPEHRAGIYEALADVLARLHTVDWRAAGLEDFGKPGNYFARQLHRWTSQYRASATETIEPMERLIVWLPAHIPPGDETTLVHGDFRLGNMLIYPSEPRIAAVLDWELSTLGHPLADLGYNCLPFRLRHEQFEGFAGQERPAGIPSEAQYLDWYCRRTGRPGIPQWDFYIAFAMFRLAAIAQGIMGRVLAGTANDPNARDRGRRARPLAEAAWALVQRAFGAD, from the coding sequence ATGACGCACCCTGCGGCGCCCCTGGCCGGAACGATCGACGTGCTGGAGACCCATCGGGTCGATGTGCCGACGCTGGAGCGATACCTGGAGGGTCACGTCGAAGGCTTCCGGGGCCCTCTCACGATGCGGCAGTTCGTGGGGGGGCAGTCGAATCCGACGTACTACCTGCAGGCCGGCAGCGGGGAGTACGTGCTGCGTCGCAAGCCACCGGGCAAGCTGCTACCTTCCGCGCACGCCGTGGAGCGCGAGTACCGCGTGATGACGGCGCTGGCCGGCCGCGGCGTCCCCGTGCCTCGCACCTACGCGTTGTGCGAGGATCCGGCCGTCGCCGGCACGCCGTTCTTCGTGATGGAGTACGTGCCGGGCCGTGTGTTCAAGGACCCGCGGCTGCCCGGCGTCGAGCCGGAGCACCGGGCCGGGATCTACGAGGCGCTGGCCGACGTTCTGGCGCGGCTGCACACGGTGGACTGGCGGGCGGCCGGGCTGGAGGACTTCGGCAAGCCGGGGAACTACTTCGCGCGGCAGCTCCATCGCTGGACCTCGCAGTACCGGGCGTCGGCGACCGAAACGATCGAGCCCATGGAGCGCCTCATCGTGTGGCTGCCCGCCCACATCCCGCCGGGCGACGAGACGACCCTGGTCCACGGCGATTTCCGGCTCGGCAACATGTTGATCTATCCGAGCGAACCGCGGATCGCCGCCGTGCTGGACTGGGAGCTGTCGACGCTCGGTCACCCGCTGGCCGATCTCGGCTACAACTGCCTGCCCTTTCGCCTGCGCCACGAGCAGTTCGAGGGCTTTGCCGGCCAGGAACGTCCGGCCGGTATCCCGTCCGAGGCGCAATACCTGGACTGGTACTGCCGGCGCACCGGGCGCCCGGGCATCCCGCAGTGGGACTTCTACATCGCCTTCGCGATGTTCCGGCTCGCCGCCATCGCCCAGGGGATCATGGGGCGGGTACTGGCCGGGACCGCCAACGACCCCAACGCTCGCGATCGCGGTCGTCGGGCTCGCCCGCTCGCCGAGGCGGCGTGGGCCCTCGTGCAGCGGGCGTTCGGCGCCGACTAA
- a CDS encoding citrate synthase, producing MSESFKEGLEDVVVSTSEICFIDGRQGRLLYRGYDVDELVQHSSFEEVVYLLWHGSLPSRKELDAHVKALSATASRKLSPKLVAMLRQLPKKTTPMEVARTGVSALSAFDPDAADNSREATIRKATRLTAQLPTLVAAWERLRRGKSPVAPNPRLNLAANFLYMLSGKKPTELAAKTFDVALILHADHEFNASTFAARVTAATLSDLHSAIVSGIGALKGPLHGGANEQVMRMVEEIGTPARAEAWIRKALADKTRVMGFGHRVYRVEDPRAKHLRRLATELGQQTGRTHYVEILNIVARVVSEEKKIYPNVDLYSGAAYACMGIPTDQFTPIFAMSRVAGWAAHVLEQHAHNRLIRPRAEYTGPARQPYVPPDRR from the coding sequence ATGAGCGAAAGCTTCAAGGAAGGTCTCGAGGATGTCGTCGTCTCGACCTCGGAGATCTGCTTCATCGACGGGCGCCAGGGGCGCCTGCTCTACCGCGGCTACGACGTCGACGAGCTCGTCCAGCACTCCTCGTTCGAGGAGGTCGTCTACCTGCTCTGGCATGGCAGCCTGCCGAGCCGCAAGGAGCTCGACGCCCACGTCAAGGCGCTGTCGGCCACCGCGTCGCGCAAGCTGTCGCCCAAGCTGGTGGCGATGCTCCGGCAGTTGCCGAAGAAGACCACGCCCATGGAGGTCGCGCGCACCGGCGTCTCCGCGCTGTCGGCGTTCGACCCCGATGCCGCCGACAACTCCCGCGAGGCCACCATACGCAAGGCCACACGGCTGACCGCCCAGCTGCCCACCCTGGTCGCGGCCTGGGAGCGCTTGCGGCGCGGCAAGTCTCCGGTGGCGCCCAACCCGCGTCTCAACCTCGCCGCCAACTTCCTCTACATGCTGTCGGGCAAGAAACCCACCGAGCTCGCCGCCAAGACGTTCGACGTCGCGCTCATCCTGCACGCCGACCACGAGTTCAACGCCTCGACGTTCGCGGCCCGGGTGACGGCGGCCACGCTCTCCGATCTGCACTCGGCCATCGTCTCGGGAATCGGCGCGCTGAAAGGTCCGCTGCACGGCGGCGCCAACGAGCAGGTGATGCGGATGGTGGAGGAGATCGGCACGCCTGCCCGCGCGGAGGCCTGGATCCGCAAGGCCCTGGCCGACAAAACCCGGGTGATGGGCTTCGGTCACCGGGTCTACCGGGTGGAGGACCCTCGAGCCAAGCACCTGCGGCGGCTGGCCACCGAACTGGGCCAGCAGACGGGGCGGACGCATTACGTCGAGATCCTCAATATCGTGGCCCGGGTGGTGAGCGAGGAGAAGAAGATCTATCCCAACGTCGACCTCTACTCGGGCGCCGCCTACGCCTGCATGGGGATCCCCACCGACCAGTTCACGCCGATCTTCGCGATGAGCCGGGTCGCCGGCTGGGCGGCGCACGTGCTGGAGCAGCACGCCCACAACCGGCTGATCCGCCCGCGCGCCGAGTACACGGGGCCGGCGCGCCAGCCCTACGTGCCGCCTGACCGACGGTAG
- a CDS encoding thioredoxin family protein, with product MAQLRIPLDAQRFSKGLTWKDYMAQMGDTRARTEQNYKNSELTPEEKKFFGSITQVPYVMMLAENWCGDVHRNSPLVAHICEAMQNCDLRVFFRDKETDLRDTFLNNGYQSIPVVVFFDKDWNEIGRWVERAHAATAKVAGIRSRTVEAAPPDKQEAAMGEYRKQVQAEYEVPGGPLWRSAAQEIKALLEQRLGLAAKK from the coding sequence ATGGCCCAGTTGAGGATTCCCCTGGATGCGCAGCGGTTCTCCAAAGGCCTGACCTGGAAGGACTACATGGCCCAGATGGGAGACACGCGCGCCCGCACCGAGCAGAACTACAAGAACTCGGAGCTGACCCCCGAGGAGAAGAAGTTCTTCGGTAGCATCACGCAGGTCCCCTACGTCATGATGCTGGCCGAGAACTGGTGCGGCGACGTCCACCGCAACTCCCCGCTCGTCGCCCACATCTGCGAGGCGATGCAGAACTGCGACTTGCGCGTCTTCTTCCGCGACAAGGAAACGGACCTGCGCGACACCTTCCTCAACAACGGCTACCAGTCCATCCCGGTCGTCGTCTTCTTCGACAAGGACTGGAACGAGATCGGCCGCTGGGTCGAGCGCGCGCACGCGGCGACGGCCAAGGTCGCCGGGATCCGGTCCCGGACGGTGGAGGCGGCTCCTCCCGACAAGCAGGAAGCCGCCATGGGCGAGTACCGCAAGCAGGTCCAGGCCGAGTACGAGGTGCCCGGGGGCCCGCTGTGGCGGTCCGCCGCCCAGGAGATCAAGGCGCTGCTGGAGCAGCGGCTCGGGCTCGCCGCCAAGAAGTAG
- a CDS encoding AsmA-like C-terminal region-containing protein, whose translation MRRVWTWIAVALAAILVLVLAAVIAVPFLVDTPRIQSLIANTASQALGRPVRFSSVSVSVIPRPAVVLRDLEVAEDPKFGKTPFLKLERAEVRLRFWPLLRLRVELGDFVLKEPVISLVQAADGTWNVATLGGPAEAPPARPKGPGGPGPGAAGVIASQVKIEDGVVVYESRTGGEAQRYRVEDLDLTLTPSAGPLGFRGNARVTPGDLVLRISEGTIGLNGSRTVTGAPVRGTVALEGKQVRELVAAALGPEPAIAGGLKGALTLGGTVGKPRAAGEVELTDVTITQRNPQCPDPKRRTLALEPVKLNLTYEDLRVTVRPVTTAIGKGTITTNLVATLGTPMRAELGDLALKAVPLDKVLVDFLCQGYAVTGPLDLTGSAAAQPAALWTTLDGKGRLRVGAGKVVGAQALALLDRVVRLGGALESVLGGELPAGALDSALDYDSITATYTITNGVVSTRDLTLSGRALKATAAGTYALASGAMNVELNVTASRRQLRARVTGTAAAPKIAIAPGSLLREGEQRRIEEGLKDILRKLR comes from the coding sequence ATGAGGCGTGTATGGACGTGGATCGCCGTCGCCCTGGCGGCGATCCTCGTCCTCGTGCTCGCTGCGGTGATCGCCGTCCCCTTCCTGGTCGACACGCCGCGCATCCAGTCGCTGATCGCCAACACCGCCAGCCAGGCGCTCGGTCGCCCGGTGCGGTTCTCGTCGGTGTCCGTGTCGGTCATTCCGCGGCCGGCGGTCGTCCTCCGCGACCTCGAAGTGGCCGAGGACCCGAAGTTCGGCAAGACGCCGTTCCTCAAGCTGGAGCGGGCCGAGGTGCGGCTCCGCTTCTGGCCGCTGCTCCGGTTGCGGGTCGAGCTGGGTGACTTCGTGCTCAAGGAGCCGGTCATCTCGCTGGTTCAGGCCGCCGACGGCACCTGGAACGTCGCCACGCTGGGTGGCCCGGCCGAGGCGCCGCCCGCCCGGCCCAAGGGTCCCGGCGGCCCCGGCCCCGGGGCGGCGGGCGTGATCGCCTCGCAGGTGAAGATCGAGGACGGCGTCGTCGTCTACGAGTCGCGCACCGGCGGCGAGGCCCAGCGCTACCGGGTGGAGGATCTCGACCTCACGCTGACGCCGAGCGCGGGGCCTCTGGGCTTTCGCGGCAACGCTCGCGTCACGCCGGGGGACCTCGTGCTGAGGATCAGCGAGGGCACGATCGGCCTCAACGGCTCGCGCACGGTGACCGGCGCTCCCGTACGAGGGACCGTCGCCCTCGAGGGCAAGCAGGTGCGCGAGCTGGTGGCGGCGGCCCTGGGGCCCGAGCCGGCCATCGCCGGCGGGCTGAAAGGCGCGTTGACCCTCGGCGGCACCGTGGGCAAGCCGCGCGCCGCTGGCGAGGTCGAGCTGACCGACGTCACGATCACCCAGCGCAACCCGCAGTGCCCGGATCCCAAGCGCCGCACGCTGGCGCTGGAGCCGGTCAAGCTGAATCTGACCTATGAGGATCTACGGGTCACGGTGCGACCGGTGACGACCGCGATCGGCAAGGGCACGATCACCACCAATCTGGTGGCGACGCTCGGAACGCCCATGCGCGCGGAGCTCGGCGATCTCGCCCTCAAGGCCGTGCCGCTGGACAAGGTCCTGGTGGACTTCCTCTGCCAGGGATACGCGGTCACGGGGCCGCTGGATCTCACCGGCTCGGCGGCGGCGCAGCCGGCCGCGCTGTGGACGACCCTCGACGGCAAGGGCCGGCTCCGCGTGGGGGCGGGGAAGGTCGTGGGCGCCCAGGCCCTCGCGCTGCTGGACCGCGTCGTCCGCCTGGGCGGCGCCCTGGAGTCGGTGCTGGGCGGCGAGCTGCCGGCCGGCGCGCTCGACTCGGCCCTCGATTACGACTCGATCACCGCCACCTACACGATCACCAACGGCGTGGTGTCCACGCGCGATCTCACGCTCAGCGGGCGCGCCCTCAAGGCCACCGCCGCCGGCACCTATGCCCTGGCCTCGGGCGCCATGAACGTCGAGCTCAACGTCACCGCCTCGCGCCGCCAGCTGCGGGCACGGGTGACGGGGACCGCCGCCGCGCCGAAGATCGCCATCGCGCCCGGATCCCTGCTGCGCGAAGGCGAGCAGCGGCGGATCGAGGAAGGGTTGAAGGACATCCTGCGAAAGCTGCGTTGA
- a CDS encoding MmgE/PrpD family protein has product MAVATAARQLARFVLGLTLDRVPAPVVDKAALLALDTLGNGLAASREDFGRAVLDVAERLGGTPESGLLGTRARTASANAVLANATLAHGLDFDDTREDAIVHTGCVAVTTALAVGEAVGARGQAVLEALIAGVEVMCRVGLAVPGALHARHFHPTAIAGGFAAAAAAGRLYRLAEDQLVHAFGVCGSQAAGIIEYLADGSWTKRLHPGWAAHAGVVATLLARSGFTGPESVFEGAHGLYAAFAGSHDPTRLQALLESLGRAWELEQLTLKPYPCGSIAQPYMDCALRLREAHRIRAGDVTAVRCRTAAGPLPRLWEPLAAKHRPPNGYAAKFSLPYLVAVILIKGRAGLAEFTDEAVRDPEVLDVARRVGYEIDPTIDYPRQFVGDVEITLAGGRVVRERRDRPRGGPDSPLTRQEVQAKFVGNASLVLPREQAERVIRTVDGLAADPPLGELLAALRP; this is encoded by the coding sequence GTGGCTGTTGCCACCGCCGCCAGACAGCTTGCCCGCTTCGTCCTGGGCCTCACGCTGGACCGGGTGCCGGCGCCGGTAGTCGACAAGGCCGCGCTGCTCGCGCTGGATACCCTCGGCAACGGCCTGGCGGCGTCACGCGAGGACTTCGGCCGCGCCGTGCTCGACGTGGCCGAGCGCCTGGGCGGGACGCCCGAGAGCGGGCTGCTCGGCACCCGGGCCCGGACGGCATCGGCCAATGCCGTCCTGGCCAACGCCACGCTGGCCCACGGCCTGGATTTCGACGACACGCGCGAGGATGCCATCGTCCACACCGGCTGCGTCGCCGTGACGACCGCGCTGGCGGTGGGCGAGGCGGTGGGGGCGCGAGGCCAGGCGGTGCTGGAGGCCCTGATCGCGGGTGTCGAGGTCATGTGCCGCGTGGGTCTGGCTGTTCCCGGCGCGCTGCATGCCCGCCACTTCCATCCGACGGCCATCGCCGGCGGCTTCGCGGCCGCCGCCGCCGCGGGGAGGCTCTATCGCCTCGCCGAGGACCAGCTCGTGCACGCGTTCGGCGTATGCGGCAGCCAGGCGGCCGGCATCATCGAGTACCTCGCGGACGGGTCGTGGACGAAGCGGCTGCACCCCGGCTGGGCCGCCCACGCCGGCGTCGTGGCCACGCTGCTCGCCCGCTCAGGCTTCACCGGGCCCGAGAGCGTGTTCGAGGGCGCGCACGGTCTCTACGCGGCCTTTGCCGGCTCTCACGACCCCACCCGGCTCCAGGCGCTCCTGGAGAGTCTGGGGCGAGCATGGGAGCTCGAGCAGCTCACGCTGAAGCCCTATCCCTGCGGCTCGATCGCGCAGCCGTACATGGACTGCGCGCTCCGGCTGCGCGAGGCGCATCGGATCCGGGCCGGAGACGTCACGGCCGTCCGCTGCCGCACCGCGGCGGGGCCGCTGCCCCGCCTGTGGGAGCCGCTCGCCGCCAAGCACCGACCACCCAACGGCTATGCCGCGAAGTTCAGCTTGCCGTACCTGGTCGCCGTGATCCTGATCAAGGGCCGGGCCGGGCTGGCCGAGTTCACCGACGAGGCCGTCCGCGATCCCGAGGTGCTCGACGTCGCCCGGCGGGTCGGCTACGAAATCGATCCGACCATCGACTACCCCCGTCAGTTCGTGGGCGACGTCGAGATCACGCTCGCCGGCGGCCGGGTGGTCCGCGAGCGCCGTGACCGGCCGCGGGGCGGGCCGGATTCCCCGCTCACGCGGCAGGAAGTGCAGGCGAAGTTCGTCGGCAACGCCTCGCTCGTGTTGCCTCGCGAACAGGCCGAACGGGTGATCAGGACTGTGGACGGGCTCGCGGCCGACCCCCCTCTGGGCGAGCTCCTTGCCGCGCTCCGGCCGTAG
- a CDS encoding methyltransferase domain-containing protein: protein MSLSEFYDHHPIDEEHVLTSAARRRGTLAGLHAEDFFDFDQDHYGGLAAVETLARRAAIGPGCRVLDVCAGLGGPARVLAQRLGCRVVALELNHRRAAGAARLTRRVGLAGPVTVVRGDAARLPLAAGRFDACLSQEGLLHVADKPAVLGECRRVLVPGGRLAFTDWIARPRLADRERARLRDWMAATTLQTLDGYRALLGRAGFGAIEVEDITDEWRPLLRRRLHVHRALQDETAARFGERWSREFLELDRFFVELVEAGKLGGGRFTALR, encoded by the coding sequence GTGAGTCTCAGCGAGTTCTACGACCACCACCCCATCGACGAGGAACACGTCCTGACGAGCGCGGCACGCCGGCGCGGGACGCTGGCGGGGCTGCACGCCGAGGACTTCTTCGACTTCGATCAGGACCACTACGGCGGCCTGGCCGCGGTCGAGACCCTGGCCCGGCGTGCCGCCATCGGGCCCGGGTGCCGCGTGCTCGACGTGTGCGCCGGCCTGGGCGGTCCGGCGCGCGTTCTGGCCCAGCGCCTGGGCTGCCGCGTCGTGGCCCTGGAGCTGAACCACCGGCGCGCGGCCGGTGCGGCGCGGCTCACCCGCCGCGTGGGCCTGGCGGGACCGGTCACGGTCGTGCGCGGCGACGCCGCCAGGCTCCCGCTGGCGGCCGGCCGGTTCGACGCGTGCCTGAGCCAGGAGGGGTTGCTGCACGTCGCGGACAAGCCGGCGGTGCTCGGCGAGTGCCGCCGCGTGCTGGTGCCCGGAGGGCGCCTGGCGTTCACCGATTGGATCGCGCGGCCTCGCCTGGCCGACCGTGAGCGCGCCCGACTGCGCGACTGGATGGCGGCGACGACGCTGCAGACGCTGGACGGCTACCGGGCCCTCCTGGGCCGGGCTGGCTTCGGCGCCATCGAGGTCGAGGACATCACCGACGAGTGGCGGCCCCTGCTGCGGCGGCGCCTGCACGTGCACCGCGCCCTGCAGGACGAGACGGCAGCCCGCTTCGGGGAGCGCTGGTCGCGGGAGTTTCTGGAGCTGGATCGATTCTTCGTGGAGCTGGTCGAGGCCGGCAAGCTCGGCGGTGGCCGATTCACCGCGCTCCGCTGA
- a CDS encoding quinone oxidoreductase — MKAVRIHTTGGPEVLRYEDVPEPTPKAGEALIKIDAAGLNYIDVYYRTGLYKTEVPFTLGMEGGGTVTALGSGVTDLKVGDKVAYTGAAGAYAELAAVPAARLVKLPAGVTTRQGAAAMLQGMTAHYLACSTYPLKAGETCLVHAAAGGVGLLLVQIAKLRGARVIGTVSSEDKAKLAREAGADHTILYTQQDFEAEVKRITGGKGVQVVYDSVGKTTWDKSLNSLAPRGLMALFGQSSGPIGQIDPQILNQKGSLFLTRPSLFHYIGTRDELVARAGEVLGWIRDGKLKLRTEFEYPLKDAAEAHRALESRRTTGKVLLLP; from the coding sequence ATGAAAGCCGTTCGCATTCACACAACCGGCGGTCCCGAGGTGCTGCGCTACGAAGACGTGCCGGAACCGACACCCAAGGCCGGCGAGGCGCTGATCAAGATCGATGCCGCCGGGCTGAACTACATCGACGTGTACTACCGGACGGGTCTCTACAAGACCGAGGTGCCCTTCACGTTGGGCATGGAGGGCGGCGGCACCGTCACCGCACTGGGCTCCGGCGTCACCGACCTCAAGGTCGGCGACAAGGTGGCCTACACCGGCGCCGCCGGCGCCTACGCGGAGCTGGCCGCGGTGCCCGCCGCCCGCCTCGTCAAGCTTCCGGCCGGGGTCACCACCAGGCAAGGCGCGGCGGCCATGCTGCAGGGCATGACGGCCCACTACCTGGCGTGCTCGACGTATCCGCTGAAGGCGGGCGAGACGTGCCTCGTGCATGCGGCGGCCGGGGGGGTGGGATTGCTCCTCGTGCAGATCGCCAAGCTCCGGGGGGCCCGCGTGATCGGCACCGTGTCGAGCGAGGACAAGGCCAAGCTCGCCCGCGAGGCCGGCGCCGATCACACCATCCTCTACACGCAACAGGACTTCGAGGCGGAGGTCAAGCGGATCACGGGCGGCAAGGGCGTGCAGGTCGTCTACGATTCCGTGGGCAAGACCACCTGGGACAAGAGCCTCAACAGTCTGGCGCCTCGCGGGCTCATGGCCCTCTTCGGCCAGTCCAGCGGGCCCATCGGCCAGATCGACCCGCAGATCCTCAACCAGAAGGGCTCGCTCTTCCTCACGCGCCCGAGCCTTTTCCACTACATCGGGACCCGGGACGAGCTCGTGGCGCGAGCCGGCGAGGTGCTGGGCTGGATTCGGGACGGCAAGCTGAAGCTGCGCACCGAGTTCGAGTACCCGCTCAAGGATGCGGCGGAGGCCCACCGGGCCCTGGAAAGCCGCCGGACCACCGGCAAGGTGCTGTTGCTGCCCTAG
- a CDS encoding ROK family protein produces the protein MEPVIIGIDVGATSISGGLLTPQGEVLTAVESPTRRQGNALDTLMAVVDELVERARNRRFHLEGVGVGLPGIVDIDRGMVVSSMNLVPELAHVAVAEHLQASTGVPAFVENDVNALAVGQLTFGLGRGARSLAVVAVGTGVGGALVLDGRLVRGHSGCAGEFGHMPVERDGPPCICGRRGCLNQRVGGRALAETATRLLAMGMASSLSGLADGDTQEITAARIFEAAEAGDPLARQLVDGACQALGVAVGAIINAVDPGLIIITGGVATSLARFEPDIRAAVAAHALAPALAGTSIRFVPVDKRQTVRGGAALVLYELGRRGERPATASQP, from the coding sequence ATGGAGCCGGTGATCATCGGGATCGACGTGGGAGCGACGTCCATCTCCGGAGGGCTGCTCACGCCGCAGGGTGAGGTGCTGACGGCCGTCGAGTCGCCCACGCGTCGGCAGGGCAACGCGCTGGACACCCTGATGGCGGTCGTGGATGAGCTGGTCGAGCGCGCCCGGAACCGCCGCTTCCACCTCGAAGGCGTCGGTGTCGGCTTGCCTGGTATCGTCGACATCGACCGAGGCATGGTGGTGAGCTCGATGAATCTCGTCCCCGAGCTCGCCCACGTGGCAGTGGCCGAGCACCTACAGGCCTCCACCGGCGTGCCGGCGTTCGTGGAGAACGACGTCAATGCCCTCGCCGTCGGGCAGTTGACGTTCGGACTGGGCCGGGGCGCGCGCTCGCTGGCCGTGGTCGCCGTCGGTACCGGAGTGGGCGGGGCTCTCGTCCTGGACGGCCGCCTCGTTCGCGGCCACAGTGGTTGCGCGGGGGAGTTCGGGCACATGCCCGTCGAACGTGACGGCCCACCATGCATCTGTGGGCGGCGGGGCTGTCTCAATCAACGGGTGGGAGGCAGGGCGCTGGCTGAAACGGCGACCCGCTTGCTGGCCATGGGGATGGCGTCGAGCCTCTCCGGGCTGGCCGACGGCGATACCCAGGAGATCACGGCCGCTCGCATTTTCGAAGCTGCCGAGGCGGGAGATCCGCTGGCCCGGCAGCTGGTCGACGGGGCCTGTCAGGCCCTGGGCGTTGCGGTCGGGGCGATCATCAACGCGGTCGACCCCGGGCTGATCATCATCACCGGCGGGGTGGCGACGTCGCTGGCCCGCTTCGAGCCGGACATTCGCGCCGCCGTCGCGGCCCATGCGCTGGCTCCCGCCCTGGCCGGCACGTCGATCCGCTTCGTCCCCGTCGACAAACGGCAGACCGTGCGGGGCGGCGCCGCGCTCGTCCTCTACGAGCTGGGCCGACGGGGGGAACGTCCGGCGACCGCATCGCAACCATGA
- a CDS encoding branched-chain amino acid ABC transporter permease yields the protein MRIETPTTAPRRAAVLVIVLLGLLLSVPGLVGAYWVIVISSALALSIACLGVNLLLGYTGLLSLGHAAYFGTGAYAGAFLYAFGDAESLETYLAAGVGAATALAAVSGLVCVHATRLHFSILTVALAQVLHSLFVGGAVFLPFGDRGKGFYLVGHGGFHIPRFTIAGIDPGPEAFVTVLYYIILTAFLISLGLMWRLVRSPFGTALRAIRDNATRAACVGIPVRSYRWRAFVISAMFTGLAGGLTGQLDRQITPQQLDWFFSIQLVVATVLGGPGRFFGPVGGAFLVVALKEVALRFALYHNAILGVLLVAIVIARRRERAATPDRFIPEVGRSAPWA from the coding sequence GTGCGGATCGAGACCCCTACCACGGCGCCCCGTCGGGCCGCCGTCCTCGTGATCGTCCTGCTCGGCTTGCTGCTGTCCGTCCCCGGCCTGGTGGGCGCTTACTGGGTGATCGTCATCAGCTCGGCGCTCGCCCTGTCCATCGCGTGTCTGGGCGTGAACCTCCTGCTCGGCTACACCGGGCTTCTCTCGCTCGGCCACGCGGCCTATTTCGGGACGGGGGCCTACGCCGGCGCCTTTCTCTATGCGTTCGGCGACGCCGAATCGCTGGAGACGTATCTGGCCGCGGGCGTCGGCGCCGCCACGGCCCTGGCCGCCGTCTCGGGACTCGTCTGCGTCCACGCCACGCGCCTGCACTTCAGCATCCTGACCGTGGCACTGGCCCAGGTGCTGCACTCGCTCTTCGTCGGCGGCGCGGTATTCCTGCCCTTCGGCGACCGGGGCAAGGGCTTCTACCTCGTCGGGCACGGCGGCTTCCACATCCCCCGGTTCACCATCGCCGGGATCGATCCGGGCCCGGAAGCCTTCGTCACGGTCCTGTACTACATCATCCTGACGGCGTTCCTGATCTCCCTCGGGCTCATGTGGCGGCTCGTGAGGTCACCCTTCGGCACGGCGCTGCGCGCCATCCGGGACAACGCCACCCGGGCGGCCTGCGTGGGCATCCCCGTGCGGAGCTATCGCTGGCGGGCCTTCGTCATCTCGGCCATGTTCACCGGCCTGGCCGGCGGACTCACCGGCCAGCTCGACCGACAGATCACTCCCCAGCAGCTCGACTGGTTCTTCTCGATCCAGCTCGTCGTGGCCACCGTCCTGGGCGGGCCCGGGCGCTTTTTCGGCCCGGTGGGCGGCGCCTTCCTCGTCGTGGCCCTGAAGGAGGTCGCGCTGCGATTCGCCCTCTACCACAACGCGATCCTGGGTGTCCTGCTCGTGGCGATCGTGATCGCCCGCCGTCGCGAGCGGGCCGCCACTCCCGACCGCTTCATCCCGGAGGTGGGCCGATCGGCGCCCTGGGCCTGA
- the dapF gene encoding diaminopimelate epimerase, with product MIPFVKSHGLGNDYLVVDQRDLPGPLSGQAIVRICDRNRGVGSDGILLRVPSPRADFGLRIFNPDGSEAEKSGNGLRIFAKYLWDHGHAKRDTFTVDTKGGIVECRLHVQQGRVHYVTVEMGRATFRPHEVPIRADADEAVDVPLRLADGTRLLVTAVSVGNPHCVVFVDRLEEAACRRLGPQLETHEAFPNRTNVQFARVTGRDALDILIWERGAGYTLASGSSSCGAAAAAVRRGVCDHGRVLVRMPGGELAVHVRPDWSLRLEGPVEETCTGTLSREFVEAHVLAR from the coding sequence GTGATCCCGTTCGTCAAGAGCCACGGCCTGGGCAACGACTATCTCGTCGTCGACCAGCGCGACCTGCCGGGGCCACTGAGCGGTCAGGCCATCGTCCGGATCTGCGATCGCAATCGTGGGGTCGGCTCCGACGGCATTCTGCTGCGGGTCCCGTCGCCCCGGGCCGACTTCGGGCTGCGGATCTTCAATCCCGACGGCAGCGAGGCCGAGAAGTCCGGCAACGGGCTCAGGATCTTCGCCAAGTACCTGTGGGACCACGGCCACGCCAAGCGGGACACGTTCACGGTGGACACTAAAGGCGGCATCGTCGAGTGCCGGCTCCATGTCCAGCAGGGCCGGGTCCATTACGTCACCGTGGAGATGGGACGCGCCACGTTTCGCCCCCACGAGGTCCCCATCCGCGCGGACGCCGACGAGGCCGTGGACGTCCCACTGCGCCTGGCCGATGGCACCCGGCTCCTGGTGACGGCGGTGTCCGTGGGCAACCCGCACTGCGTGGTGTTCGTCGACAGGCTGGAGGAGGCGGCCTGCCGGCGGCTGGGTCCGCAGCTCGAGACCCATGAAGCGTTTCCCAACCGCACCAACGTGCAATTCGCCCGGGTGACCGGACGGGACGCGCTGGACATCCTCATCTGGGAGCGCGGTGCCGGCTATACGCTGGCCTCCGGCTCGTCCTCCTGCGGGGCGGCCGCCGCGGCCGTCCGCCGGGGTGTCTGCGACCACGGCCGCGTCCTGGTGCGCATGCCGGGAGGTGAGCTCGCCGTACACGTGCGGCCCGACTGGTCGCTGCGCCTGGAAGGACCGGTGGAGGAGACCTGCACGGGCACGCTCAGCCGGGAGTTCGTCGAAGCCCACGTCCTGGCCCGATGA